The genomic interval GCCGCGCCTTTAGAAATTCAGGCCGGCCTTCTCGACCCAGCCGGCGGCGTTTTGCCCGATCGCGAGGACCTGCGCCCATCTGCCGTCTTGCCCGAGGACCTCGACGCGGGAGCCATAGACAGCTCGGCCAAGGATCTTCGCGTCTCCCCTTGGCGCGTCTCTGATGGGCAGATCGATTTTGGAGACCAGTGCGGAATCCAATCTCGACGGGTAAACTTTGGCGTCCGCGGTGGATTTGTCAGCCGTCGCCGTCTTCTGCCGGGTGATGATCTTCTGTTTCTCGCCGGCAGCATGCATTGTCTTGTGAGGGGCGGCGGACGTGTAAATGAGGGCGCACAGGGTGCCGAACACGAACACCGCAGCTGCGACGCTCTTTCCGGCGAAGAGGGCATATCTGACGCCGTCTCCGCGCGGGAGAGCTGAGGTCGCGGGCTTTGTGGCGGGCCGTGGCGTTGATGTGTTGGCGCGGTGAGATTTCGTAGAATTTTTCTGATGACGTGACGCCCCGCCGGTCGTGACCGTCGACATGGATATCCCCTCGCCCTTTTCGAAGATGATGATTAGACGGCGAAGGGTTTACAGAGCTTTGAAAGTCGAACGTCAGGTTCGGCTTTGAGGACAGTCTGGTCCGCCGGCTGCAGCGCGTCACAGGGCCGCATAACCGCGACGCACCTTCACGCGCCGCTGCCGGGCAAGAGCCTCCCTGGCTTGCGCCAAGTCGTCAAAAGCGGCCATGTGCAGGCGACCGGCGCGGCCAATCCGTCCCCATTCCGCGACTAGACACCAGCGCCCGAACAGATCGGGCGCGACCTCGAGGCGGTAGAAGCGGCGCATGTTCCTAGCGGGGTCGATGCGGTGCAGAAGGATCGCGTGCACGAGCGCGAGTCTGAGTCCTCGCGGGACGCCGGTCAAGAGACGGCGGCCTGGCGACGGTGTGCTCAGTAAATTCCCTGGCGAACGCGCCTGCTCACGTTTGCGGGCTTCCCAGACTTCCCCGTATCTTGCCGCAGGGGGAGGACGAAATGAAATCAACACATCATAGCCAAGGCGCCGTCACGCGCGCCGACCTAAGGACGGCTGTCTATGACGCTTGCTCCGGCTTGGCGCGGCGGGAGGCTGCCGATCTTGTCGACCTCATGTTAGCGGAGATCGGGGAAGCTTTGGTGAGCGGCGAACCAGTTAAGCTACGCGGTTTTGGCGCGTTTAACGTGCGCTGCAAGCGTCCGGGGGTCGGCCGTAACCCGAAGACGAAGACGCCGGCGCCGATCGTCGCGCGCCGCGTTCTGACTTTCAAAGCGGCGCCTGGCTTGATCGCCCGGCTCAATCAGCCACCGGCTGAGTTGTAGATGTTGAAAGCCTGAAACCCTTGTTCTTACAGGGCGTGGTTTCACAAGCCCGCCGCTTTGGTGAGATTGACCTTGAAGCGGTCGCGTTTCCTCTGATAGCGGCGGGTCATTTCGGCCGAGGCGTGCCCAAGGTGCCTTTGCACATGGCCTTCCTCGATTTGCGCCGAGGAAGCGAGACCGGCCCGTAAGGAGTGACCGGAGAAGGCGCGGCGCCGTTCGCCTTCGGGCAAATCGCCGCGCAGGCCCGCGGCCAGCGCGGCCTTCTGGACCAGGCGGGCGACATGCTTGTCGGAGAGTCGCTCGGGCGCGACGCCACCGTTCTTGTGGGCGACGGGCCGAAACACCGGACCCCGCGTGATCCTACCGAGTTTGAGCCAGGTCTCCAACATTGCCACGGGGCAGGTGAGGGGAGAGGAGCCGCGGCCGATCTCGACCTCGCGCCAGCCGGTCTTGCCGTTGAGGGTCAACAGCAGGCCACCGCCGTTCTGGTCGGCCCCGACGATCTCGATCCAGCCGGTTCCGTCGTCCGTCTGCTCCGGGCCGCAGTCGAGGCCAACGATCTCCGAGCGGCGCAGGCCGCCGGCGAAGCCGATGGCGAGGAGAGCCCTGTCGCGAAGGCCGCGCAGGTCGTTGTCGAGGACCGCCAGCATCGCGAGAAGCTCGTCGGCGAAGATCGCCTCTTTCTGGACCGGCGGACGGGCGTGGGCGCGGCGGATGCCGGCCAGCACCGTGGCGATATGGGGGTCGCCCGTGTCGAGCGGGCGCCCGAGCTGGCGATAGCGCCAGCAGATGCCGGAGAGCCGGCGTTCGAGCGAGGAAACAGACAACGGCGGCCGACCCGGCCCGCCCTCGACGCAGGCGGCGAGATACAGGCCGACGGTCTGCGGGTCCGGGGGCAGGGGGTCGAGGCCCTGCCGGCGCAGCCAGGAAGCAAATTGGCGCCAGTCGGCGTCATAGGCCTTCTGGGTGTTCTCCGAGCGGGCGTTGCGGGCGTAGTCGCGGGCCTTTTCGGAGAGCGCCGCGAGATGGGGGGCGGGCTCGGCGAGCGCCCTGCCGTTGTCCTTGTCGGCTTCAGCCATTTTTGTCCTCGCTTACGCTGCCGCCGGGCGGGCCTCGCGCGCGGCTGGGCTTCGAAAATCCGACGCCTCGGCGGGTTTTGGGGAGCCCAAATCGGCACCTTTCGCCCTGTCGCTCCGGCTTTTTTAGCGGACTGGACGCCATTGATTTTGCTGGAATCTGATTCCGGCATAATGAGCGGACTCCGGCCGGATTTGCGGAATATTTCGGTTTGATTGGCGGACGGCCGCGGCGTTTCGCATTGATGTCGCTCCGAGGGGCTTCTGCTGCTTTCAACGAACGCAAACGCATGAAAATGCGGCGAATCAGACGAATCATGATAGATTGGTTTCGGTCTTTTTCGCGGATTTTTCAGGCTTGATTGCCGGACGACGCGGGGGAGCGCCTCGTGACAAGGATCGACAAGCTCGAAGTCGATGACGAACGCTGGCGCGAGGCCACGGCGCGCGCCGCGGTGATCCGCCCGCTGATCGCGCAGGATTCCGTCCATCCGCAAGCAATCCGCGACGCCTGTCGGGAGCTCGGCGTCAGAAGGACGCGGCTTTACGAGTTGATCGAACGGTTCCGCGCGTCGCCCGTCGTCAGCTCGCTCGTGGCCGGGCGACGCGGTCCGAAGAAAGGATCCAGCCGGCTTACGCCGGAACAAGACCAGCTCATCGACGGCGCAATCAAGGAATTCTATCGCACGCGGCAGAAGCCGAGCGTCAATGCGCTGCGCCGGCGTTTGCGTCAGTTGTGTCAGCAGCGCGGCCTGCGCCCGCCGTCGTGGGACGCGATCAAAGCTCGGGTCGCGGGCACGGACGAGCGCTTGCTCGTACAGGACCGGGAGGGAGCGGAGGCCGCTCGCACGCGCTTTGCGCCGGTCGTTGGCGAATACCATGCGAGCCATGCGCTGGAAGTCGTGCAAATCGATCACACTAAGGTTGATTTGTTCGTGGTCGACTCCGTGCATCGCGAACCGATCGGACGGCCGTGGCTGACCCTGGCGATCGATGTCGCCAGCCGCATGGTGGCGGGGTTCTACGTCTCGCTCGAGGCGCCGTCGTCGACTTCCGTGGCCTTGGCCATCCAGCATCTCGTGCTGCCGAAGGAGCCCTGGCTGGCGCGGCTGGGCATCGCCGCCGAATGGCCGGTCGCCGGGATTCCCGAGGCGCTTCATCTCGACAACGCCAAGGAGTTCAAGGCGCGCGCGCTCGAGCGCGGCTGCGAGGAGCATGGCGTTCGACTGATCTATCGTCCCGTGGCGCGGCCCCACTACGGCGGCCATATCGAGCGGCTGATCGGCACGATGATGGGCGCGGCGCATCTGCTGCCGGGCACGACATTTTCGAATGTGGCCGAGCTCGGCGACTACGACTCCGCCAGGCATGCCGTGATGACTCTCGACGAGCTGGAGCGATGGCTGGCGCTGGAAGTGGTCCGGTATCACAGCGAGTTGCACGCCGCATTGAAGCAGCCGCCGATAGCGGCGTGGCGGGAAGCTTTGGCCGCTCGGCGGGTGTCGCCGTCGCATCCCAACGATCCGGCGGAGTTTCTTCTCGATTTTTTGCCGTTCAAGGAGCGCAAGGTTCGGCGTGACGGCGTGCGCTTGTTCGACCTGCGTTATTGGGACGACGTTCTGAGCCCCTGGGCGGGACGGCTGCGGCGCCGGCTCAGGATCAAATATGATCCGCGCGATCTCTCGAAAGTTTTCGTCGAGGATCCCGACGGCGGCCACTGGCCGGTGCGTATCGCTGATCTCAGCCGCCCGCGCATCACGCTGGCGGAGCACCGACAAGCGCAAGCCGCGCTGAGGGGGCGTGGGCGATCGCTCGTCGACGAGCGTCTGATTTTCGAAACCGTCGAGCAGCAGCGCACTCTGGAGGCGGCGGCCGCCATGGCCACCCGCTCGGCGCGCCGTCAAACCGAGCGGCGCGAGCGCGCCCTGGCGGCGTCGGCGGACACGCTGGGAACGGCGACGACGATGGCGGCGCCTAAGGATGATGAAGACTACGCCGATTTGCGCCCCTTGAAGGTGGAGGACTGGTCGTGACGAAGATCACGAGCGATGCGGGGGCCGCGGATTACGGCCATATCCTGCCGGCCTACCGGGCGCACGCGGCCGAGTGCGACGCCGCGCGCATCGCGTGGATCCGGTCCGATCGATGGATTGCGACGACGCGGGCCGAAGAGGCTCTGTCACGGCTCGAGGATCTTTTGAGCTATCCGCCGCGCGACCGCATGCCCTGCCTGCTGATTTACGGCGACACCGGGATGGGCAAGACCAAGATTCTGCGCAAGTTTCTCAGGGACCACCCGCCGCGCTTCGACGGCAGGACCGGGGTGACCTCCGCGCCAATCGCGGCGATGCAGATGCCGGCGGAACCGCTCGAGGGCGACTTTTACAGCGAGCTGTTGACCGCGCTGCAGGCGCCGGCGCCGATCGAAGCGCGAACGCACCGGCTCAAGGAAACCTGTCGCGCGCTCATGAAAAGCCTCGGCGTTCGGATGCTCGTCATCGACGAGGTGCACGCCTTGCTCGCGGGCACGTTTCGGCAGCAGAGGATTTTTCTCAACGCCCTTCGGTTCCTGGCGAACGATCTGAGGGCGCCGCTGGTCTGCGCCGGGACGGATCTCGCCTGCCAGGCGCTTTTGACTGACCCGCAGCTCGCCGAGCGCTTCGAGGCCTTCCATCTCGACCGCTGGAAGAACGACCGCCGCTTGGCGGAGCTCTTGATCAGCTTGGTGGGCGTGCTTCCGCTGCGCCGGCCGTCGGCGCTGCACACGGCCGAGATGAGGCGGCGCGTGCTCGAACTGACCGACGGCGTGACGGTCCGCATCTTTCGGCTCGTCGAAAGCGCGGCGATCGCGGCGATCCGGTCAGGCGAGGAGCGGATCACGGCGCAAAGTTTCCTCGACCCCGACCTCGCGCCGCCGTTGGCGGCGATGAGTCGGAACATGGATGCGCGGCTCGCACGCGCCGCGGCCCGGTGAGCCGTCGCTTGCCGATTGCGCCGCGCCCCCATGACGATGAACTGTTGTCGTCGTGGCAGGGGCGGGTCGCGTGTCGTTATGGCGTGAACCGGGAGGTCCTCGGCCTTTCGCTCGGCCTTCCTGCAGCGCTCGCCGCGCCGAGGGGCTTCGCCGCCGCCGACTACGCGCCGGACCTCGAGGTCGTCGCCGCGTGGGCGCAGGCTTGCCGGCTCGACCCGGCGCGGATCGAGAGCTTGGCGCTCAAGCGCCGACGCGACCAGGATCGCTATGTGTGGGCCCATGAGGCAGGGGGCGCCTTCGTCGGATTTTCGGCGTGTCCGGCCTGTCTCGACGAGGATGCGAAGGCGGGCCGCGACCACTATCTGCGGCGCTCCTGGCTTCGGGTGGAAGCGCTCCTGTGCGCCCGACACGAGCTCTTTCTCGTCGAGGATTGCGAGCGGTGTGGCGCGCGCGGGTTTGGTTTCGTGCTGCTGGACGGCGCGGCGCGCCTCGTCTGCCGGCGCTGCGGGGCGGTCGTCCACCACGCGTCCGACGAGGGCAGGGAGCCGTCGCCCGGGGAAAAAGCGGTCCTCGCCGCGCTTGGCGCGACGCCGCCGGATGATGACGCCATGGCGACGGCGCGTCTCTTGTGGTCGCTGCCGCGTCCCGGCATGGCGCGGCGACCGCTCCTTTGTTGGGTGGTCGGCCATCCGCGATCCCCGCGCGGCATGGCCCGGGAGCGCGCCGCGCCACTTTCGACCGCAAGCCTCGACTGGCGCAGGGCGACCTGGATCGGTGTGGCGCAACTGCTGGATCGCGCCGGCGCGCGCGAGGTCTTTGGCCCCCCGAGGTTCGCGCTCGATCAGCTGAAAGCCTGGACGCAATCCCGGCCGCTTTCACCGCCCCGGGCCCGGCTAGGGCTGCATCTGGCGGCGTGACGATCGCTGCCGAGGGTCTTCTGCCGCGCCCCGGCGCTGGGCAGTCCGCCAATTAAGCCGGAAGGCGGCGCGAAAATCCGACGCCTGGATTGGCCGTCCGCTCATTAAACCGGAGCGACACGCCCACTCTAGCAGGGGTTTGCCTCTGCGTCCGATAAGCGCACATTATTGGACATCAATATCACAAGACAAGCCCGGCGGAAAGAGCCCAAAATCAGTCGACAAAGCGCCGCCGTCAGCTAAGATTCTTGCCATGCAGCCGCTTGATTCGATGTGCGCGTCCGCGCCTGTTCCCTCCGCCAAGCGGCCGCCGCGCGCGCGCCGCGCCGAGGCGGCATTAGCGATGCAAACGTCTGAAATTCAACCGCTTCCGCGCTGGACGCGGTCGCAAGGGGCCGATTCTGGCGCGGCGGCTTTTTCGACGGGCGCTGGCCTCGCGCTGTTCGACCAGATCCTGCGCAGTGGATCGGACGGCGCTGAGCCGCCCTTCGCCGGCTGCCTGCGCCAGCGCCTCGCTCTGCGCGCCGCTGAATCCTGCGCAACGCTCTCCCGGCTGCGCGAGGACGCGGCCGTCTTGCGCGACGCCGAACATCTTTCGGGCGGCGGCGAGACGAGCCCTGCCGGCCGGCTGCATAGTGTCTTCCGTCTTTACGCATCGTTTCCG from Methylocystis iwaonis carries:
- a CDS encoding SH3 domain-containing protein; the encoded protein is MFGTLCALIYTSAAPHKTMHAAGEKQKIITRQKTATADKSTADAKVYPSRLDSALVSKIDLPIRDAPRGDAKILGRAVYGSRVEVLGQDGRWAQVLAIGQNAAGWVEKAGLNF
- a CDS encoding WGR domain-containing protein — encoded protein: MHAILLHRIDPARNMRRFYRLEVAPDLFGRWCLVAEWGRIGRAGRLHMAAFDDLAQAREALARQRRVKVRRGYAAL
- a CDS encoding integration host factor subunit alpha, with protein sequence MKSTHHSQGAVTRADLRTAVYDACSGLARREAADLVDLMLAEIGEALVSGEPVKLRGFGAFNVRCKRPGVGRNPKTKTPAPIVARRVLTFKAAPGLIARLNQPPAEL
- a CDS encoding tyrosine-type recombinase/integrase translates to MAEADKDNGRALAEPAPHLAALSEKARDYARNARSENTQKAYDADWRQFASWLRRQGLDPLPPDPQTVGLYLAACVEGGPGRPPLSVSSLERRLSGICWRYRQLGRPLDTGDPHIATVLAGIRRAHARPPVQKEAIFADELLAMLAVLDNDLRGLRDRALLAIGFAGGLRRSEIVGLDCGPEQTDDGTGWIEIVGADQNGGGLLLTLNGKTGWREVEIGRGSSPLTCPVAMLETWLKLGRITRGPVFRPVAHKNGGVAPERLSDKHVARLVQKAALAAGLRGDLPEGERRRAFSGHSLRAGLASSAQIEEGHVQRHLGHASAEMTRRYQRKRDRFKVNLTKAAGL
- a CDS encoding Mu transposase C-terminal domain-containing protein — translated: MTRIDKLEVDDERWREATARAAVIRPLIAQDSVHPQAIRDACRELGVRRTRLYELIERFRASPVVSSLVAGRRGPKKGSSRLTPEQDQLIDGAIKEFYRTRQKPSVNALRRRLRQLCQQRGLRPPSWDAIKARVAGTDERLLVQDREGAEAARTRFAPVVGEYHASHALEVVQIDHTKVDLFVVDSVHREPIGRPWLTLAIDVASRMVAGFYVSLEAPSSTSVALAIQHLVLPKEPWLARLGIAAEWPVAGIPEALHLDNAKEFKARALERGCEEHGVRLIYRPVARPHYGGHIERLIGTMMGAAHLLPGTTFSNVAELGDYDSARHAVMTLDELERWLALEVVRYHSELHAALKQPPIAAWREALAARRVSPSHPNDPAEFLLDFLPFKERKVRRDGVRLFDLRYWDDVLSPWAGRLRRRLRIKYDPRDLSKVFVEDPDGGHWPVRIADLSRPRITLAEHRQAQAALRGRGRSLVDERLIFETVEQQRTLEAAAAMATRSARRQTERRERALAASADTLGTATTMAAPKDDEDYADLRPLKVEDWS
- a CDS encoding TniB family NTP-binding protein, which translates into the protein MTKITSDAGAADYGHILPAYRAHAAECDAARIAWIRSDRWIATTRAEEALSRLEDLLSYPPRDRMPCLLIYGDTGMGKTKILRKFLRDHPPRFDGRTGVTSAPIAAMQMPAEPLEGDFYSELLTALQAPAPIEARTHRLKETCRALMKSLGVRMLVIDEVHALLAGTFRQQRIFLNALRFLANDLRAPLVCAGTDLACQALLTDPQLAERFEAFHLDRWKNDRRLAELLISLVGVLPLRRPSALHTAEMRRRVLELTDGVTVRIFRLVESAAIAAIRSGEERITAQSFLDPDLAPPLAAMSRNMDARLARAAAR
- a CDS encoding TniQ family protein, with the translated sequence MPIAPRPHDDELLSSWQGRVACRYGVNREVLGLSLGLPAALAAPRGFAAADYAPDLEVVAAWAQACRLDPARIESLALKRRRDQDRYVWAHEAGGAFVGFSACPACLDEDAKAGRDHYLRRSWLRVEALLCARHELFLVEDCERCGARGFGFVLLDGAARLVCRRCGAVVHHASDEGREPSPGEKAVLAALGATPPDDDAMATARLLWSLPRPGMARRPLLCWVVGHPRSPRGMARERAAPLSTASLDWRRATWIGVAQLLDRAGAREVFGPPRFALDQLKAWTQSRPLSPPRARLGLHLAA